A genomic region of Arachis stenosperma cultivar V10309 chromosome 9, arast.V10309.gnm1.PFL2, whole genome shotgun sequence contains the following coding sequences:
- the LOC130948709 gene encoding extensin-2-like, with product MRSLMASSLILALAMLSSLSLQISADNYLYSSPPPPKSPPYHYSSPPPPPKKAPYYYHSPPPPPKKPYYYHSPPPPVSSPPPPYYYHSPPPPVSSPPPPYYYHSPPPPPKKPYYYHSPPPPPKKPYKYSSPPPPPYHYSSPPPPPKKPYKYSSPPPPVHIYPPHPHPHPHPHPLPHPYPHPHPHPVYHSPPPPKRPYTYPSPPPPVHHVHPHPAYHSPPPPKKPYYYHSPPPPPVHHHYPHPHPHPHPLPHPHPHPKPVYHSPPPPYKYPSPPPPVHHHHPKPPYKYSSPPPPVHYPHPHPHPHPHPHPLPHPHPHPLPHPHPPYKYPSPPPPVHPAPYIPHPVYHSPPPPYKYPSPPPPVHPAPYIPHPVYHSPPPPYKKPYKYSSPPPPPYKYSSPPPPPYKYSSPPPPPPHYVYASPPPPYHY from the coding sequence ATGAGGTCCCTAATGGCCTCTTCTCTCATCCTTGCATTGGCAATGCTTTCTTCTCTAAGCTTGCAAATCTCCGCTGATAACTACCTCTATTCATCACCCCCACCACCCAAGTCTCCGCCGTACCATTATTCTTCCCCTCCTCCGCCGCCTAAGAAGGCACCTTACTACTATCACTCTCCACCACCACCCCCTAAGAAGCCTTACTACTATCATTCTCCACCACCACCGGTGTCTTCACCTCCACCACCCTACTACTACCATTCTCCACCTCCGCCGGTGtcttcaccaccaccaccatatTACTACCATTCTCCTCCTCCACCACCTAAGAAGCCTTACTACTACCATTCTccacctcctccaccaaagaagCCTTACAAGTACTCATCACCACCGCCGCCGCCATACCATTACTCAtctcctccaccaccaccaaagAAACCCTACAAGTActcatcaccaccaccaccggTTCACATTTATCCCCCTCACCCACACCCACATCCACACCCACACCCTCTCCCTCACCCATATCCACACCCTCATCCTCACCCAGTGTACCACTCTCCGCCACCACCAAAGAGGCCTTACACGTACCCATCTCCTCCACCTCCGGTCCACCACGTACACCCTCACCCAGCGTATCACTCTCCTCCACCTCCTAAGAAGCCTTACTACTACCACTCTCCCCCACCACCACCAGTGCACCATCACTACCCTCACCCTCACCCCCACCCTCACCCTCTCCCCCACCCTCACCCTCACCCTAAACCAGTTTACCACTCTCCTCCACCACCCTACAAGTACCCATCTCCTCCACCTCCAGTTCACCACCACCACCCTAAACCCCCCTACAAGTACTCATCTCCACCACCACCAGTGCATTACCCTCACCCTCACCCACACCCACACCCTCACCCTCACCCCCTCCCCCACCCTCACCCTCACCCGCTCCCCCACCCTCACCCACCTTATAAGTACCCATCTCCACCACCACCTGTTCACCCTGCTCCTTACATTCCTCACCCAGTTTACCACTCTCCTCCACCGCCTTATAAGTACCCGTCTCCACCTCCACCGGTTCACCCTGCTCCCTACATTCCTCACCCGGTTTACCACTCTCCTCCACCGCCCTACAAGAAGCCCTACAAGTACTCATCTCCACCACCACCGCCATACAAGTACTCatctccaccaccaccaccatacAAGTACTCatctccaccaccaccaccaccacactACGTTTATGCATCTCCTCCCCCTCCTTACCACTATTAG